A region of Moorena producens PAL-8-15-08-1 DNA encodes the following proteins:
- a CDS encoding ribose-phosphate pyrophosphokinase gives MSSSVTLELQPLLPQIAANNRLRLFSGSANVSLSQEVARYLGLDLGPMVRKRFADGELYVQIQESIRGCDVYLIQPTCYPVNDYLMELLIMIDACRRASARQVTAVIPYYGYARADRKTAGRESITAKLVANLITGAGANRILAMDLHSAQIQGYFDIPCDHVYGSPVLLQYLASKHLSDLVVVSPDVGGVARARAFAKKLYDAPLAIIDKRRQAHNIAEVMNVIGDVKGKTAVLVDDMIDTAGTICEAGKVLRQEGARQVYACATHAVFSPPAIERLSSGVFEEVIVTNSIPLPDAKRFPQLTVLSVANLLGETIWRIHEDSSVSSMFR, from the coding sequence GTGAGCAGTTCAGTTACTTTAGAGCTTCAACCTCTTCTGCCCCAGATTGCCGCTAACAATCGTTTAAGACTATTTTCTGGTTCGGCAAATGTTTCCCTTTCTCAGGAAGTAGCACGTTATCTAGGCCTCGACTTGGGACCGATGGTACGGAAACGATTTGCTGATGGGGAGCTCTATGTCCAAATTCAAGAATCCATCAGGGGGTGTGATGTTTACCTGATTCAACCGACTTGCTATCCGGTGAATGATTACCTGATGGAGTTACTTATTATGATCGATGCTTGCCGTCGAGCCTCAGCGCGGCAAGTTACTGCTGTGATTCCTTACTATGGTTATGCGCGAGCAGACCGTAAAACGGCGGGGCGTGAGTCCATTACAGCCAAGCTGGTGGCTAACCTGATTACTGGAGCAGGTGCTAATCGGATTTTGGCAATGGATTTGCACTCCGCTCAAATTCAAGGTTATTTCGATATCCCCTGTGACCATGTCTACGGTTCACCAGTATTGCTACAATATCTGGCTTCTAAGCACCTAAGTGATCTAGTAGTAGTTTCGCCGGACGTTGGTGGTGTGGCTAGAGCCAGAGCCTTTGCCAAAAAGCTATATGATGCCCCCCTTGCCATTATTGACAAGCGCAGGCAAGCTCACAATATCGCTGAAGTGATGAATGTGATTGGGGATGTCAAGGGTAAAACTGCGGTGCTAGTCGATGATATGATTGACACTGCTGGCACGATTTGTGAAGCTGGCAAAGTACTGCGTCAAGAAGGGGCTCGTCAAGTCTATGCTTGTGCAACCCATGCCGTGTTTTCGCCACCAGCTATAGAGCGCCTCTCTAGTGGAGTGTTTGAAGAAGTAATTGTTACCAATAGTATTCCACTACCGGACGCCAAACGGTTTCCACAGCTGACAGTGCTTTCAGTGGCTAACTTATTGGGTGAAACCATCTGGCGTATTCATGAAGACTCTTCTGTCAGCAGTATGTTTCGTTAA
- a CDS encoding class I SAM-dependent DNA methyltransferase, which yields MGKQKSSDLVSVDNKYTELAKYYDNFMTSGYYDYQDYATSLQEILGERRKILDMGLGTGLLTEQMLLLENYHITGIDFSPAMLAQAEVRLKDTSVRLVCADIEDYEISETFEAVISTGGVLSISYREKEKQYRLYSYCSNKDAQIRLLNKLYDLLDKDGILCISIQGEHTNYEMPIKDGIVYAQKTNFGEQSLQKTYKFSENGKILSQQQVRLLFFDEIEYLSMFATAGFSLVGQERTQKFCIFRKNELKKG from the coding sequence ATGGGAAAACAAAAATCTTCTGATTTGGTGTCTGTGGACAATAAATACACAGAACTAGCCAAGTATTATGACAACTTCATGACATCTGGCTATTATGACTATCAGGATTATGCCACATCATTGCAGGAAATTTTGGGTGAAAGAAGAAAAATTCTGGATATGGGGCTGGGGACCGGCTTATTAACGGAGCAGATGTTGTTATTGGAGAATTATCATATAACAGGTATTGATTTTTCGCCCGCGATGCTTGCACAAGCAGAAGTAAGACTCAAGGATACTTCGGTTAGGCTCGTATGTGCAGATATTGAGGATTATGAAATCAGCGAGACATTTGAGGCTGTTATTTCGACTGGGGGAGTTCTCAGTATATCGTACAGAGAAAAAGAAAAACAATATCGGCTGTATAGTTATTGCTCTAACAAAGATGCCCAGATCAGATTGCTGAACAAACTGTATGATCTTTTAGATAAGGATGGTATTTTATGTATCTCGATTCAAGGGGAGCATACCAATTATGAAATGCCAATCAAAGATGGGATCGTGTATGCACAAAAAACCAACTTTGGAGAACAATCATTACAGAAGACTTATAAATTTTCAGAAAATGGCAAGATACTTTCTCAACAACAAGTGCGATTACTATTTTTCGATGAAATAGAGTATCTTAGCATGTTCGCAACTGCAGGGTTTTCCTTGGTTGGGCAAGAGCGGACGCAAAAATTCTGCATTTTTCGGAAAAACGAATTGAAAAAAGGGTAA
- a CDS encoding DUF4335 domain-containing protein has protein sequence MTIRRQYSLPNCTLILEGWSNSTTGDGLQPDPRPLLTTLTNAECHLGAMKQPLSGGRDFFEDLVDSVSRYAQEFLSKVPHPKPNAEKPAKVHLQKVEDKNVHRLTLLDTPNSGAMTNSGKGLHVDLNTVQLFDLVEAIDQFLADGRTLPDISVSLQPVSKHYRQAEKPVTERTAPAALGMASLALAAIAFFFVPIPEVREPEPARTEENSNQTSTSTGESDPQVIPTPTPKGTPLSIEELEKVLTTAPEITDPTELRYIQRSLQKRIFRAWGNREQFAGNLNYQVSVGRDGAILGYKPVKGTPLDGAEQTPLPELLYTKTTGNIATQEPIAQFQVLFKQGEDEGILEISPWNGYMGKITLGPEITDIAVINDLKDKVSQKIGDSWNKTSSYPQDLTYRVAVTEEGIIADYEAIDKESWDYSQETPLERLIKPAAAGIGGEGTGLVPQKPLGHFRVVFKTNGELDVSPYRSKE, from the coding sequence ATGACAATTCGACGCCAGTACAGTCTTCCCAACTGTACCCTTATCCTGGAGGGTTGGAGTAATAGTACCACAGGGGATGGGTTACAGCCAGATCCCCGACCATTGCTGACAACTCTAACTAATGCGGAATGCCATTTAGGGGCTATGAAACAACCCCTCAGTGGTGGGCGGGATTTTTTTGAGGACTTGGTAGATAGTGTAAGCCGCTATGCTCAGGAATTTTTGTCTAAAGTACCTCACCCCAAACCCAATGCTGAGAAACCAGCTAAGGTGCATCTGCAGAAAGTCGAGGACAAAAATGTGCATCGACTGACACTGCTAGATACTCCCAACTCAGGAGCAATGACCAACTCAGGGAAAGGTCTCCATGTAGATTTGAACACAGTGCAGTTGTTTGACTTGGTTGAGGCGATTGACCAGTTTTTGGCTGATGGACGAACCCTACCAGATATTAGCGTTTCGTTGCAGCCTGTTTCTAAGCACTATCGCCAAGCTGAAAAACCAGTAACCGAGCGTACTGCACCCGCTGCACTGGGCATGGCAAGTTTGGCTCTAGCTGCGATCGCATTTTTCTTTGTACCGATTCCAGAAGTACGGGAACCCGAACCTGCCCGAACAGAGGAAAATTCCAATCAAACCAGTACCTCAACTGGGGAGAGTGACCCTCAGGTAATACCAACACCAACACCAAAGGGAACACCACTCTCGATTGAGGAGCTAGAAAAAGTGCTCACAACTGCACCAGAAATTACTGATCCCACAGAGTTGCGCTATATACAAAGAAGCCTGCAAAAGCGAATTTTTCGAGCTTGGGGGAACCGGGAACAGTTTGCTGGGAATTTAAACTATCAGGTTAGTGTTGGCAGAGATGGTGCGATTTTAGGCTACAAACCTGTTAAGGGCACACCCTTGGATGGAGCAGAGCAAACCCCCCTGCCTGAATTGCTTTACACCAAAACTACAGGCAATATTGCTACCCAAGAACCTATTGCTCAGTTCCAGGTTTTATTTAAACAAGGGGAAGACGAAGGGATTCTCGAAATCAGTCCTTGGAATGGTTATATGGGTAAGATTACCCTAGGTCCAGAAATTACTGACATCGCTGTCATTAATGATTTGAAAGACAAAGTGTCTCAGAAAATTGGTGATAGTTGGAATAAAACCTCCAGCTATCCTCAAGATTTAACGTATCGAGTAGCTGTGACTGAAGAGGGTATCATTGCTGATTATGAAGCAATTGATAAAGAGTCTTGGGATTACTCCCAAGAAACTCCTCTAGAACGCCTAATCAAGCCAGCAGCAGCTGGCATTGGTGGCGAAGGGACTGGGTTAGTACCCCAGAAGCCCCTTGGTCATTTCCGAGTAGTGTTTAAAACTAATGGTGAGTTAGATGTTAGTCCCTACAGGAGCAAGGAATAA